A single Polyodon spathula isolate WHYD16114869_AA chromosome 6, ASM1765450v1, whole genome shotgun sequence DNA region contains:
- the LOC121317646 gene encoding claudin-20-like — protein sequence MASAGMQIFAFILALLGLFGATVSTLLPNWKVSADLGLNIITAISQMQGLWMDCTWYSTGMFSCTLKYSVLSLPAYLQTARTSMVLSCMLAALGLCIASLGLKCTRWGGGVQAKRHIAIAGGGFLIVAGFLCLVPASWFTNEVIARFLDSAVPESNKYEPGGAVYVAFVSAGLLFVGGAIICTSCTGKQRGPQNCPANNKQQCCSASQPADNKAEYSLQDYV from the coding sequence ATGGCCTCAGCAGGGATGCAGATCTTTGCTTTCATCTTGGCGCTGCTTGGCCTCTTCGGAGCCACAGTCTCCACCCTGCTTCCCAACTGGAAGGTGAGTGCTGACCTGGGTTTGAACATCATCACTGCCATCTCCCAGATGCAGGGGCTGTGGATGGACTGCACCTGGTACAGCACAGGAATGTTCAGCTGCACACTCAAATACTCAGTGCTGTCCCTGCCTGCCTACCTACAGACCGCCCGCACCAGCATGGTGCTGTCCTGCATGCTGGCTGCCCTGGGGCTCTGCATCGCCTCCCTGGGGTTAAAATGCACGCGCTGGGGAGGAGGGGTGCAGGCCAAAAGACACATAGCCATTGCCGGGGGGGGCTTCCTTATCGTGGCCGGATTCCTTTGCCTTGTCCCAGCTTCTTGGTTCACCAACGAGGTCATCGCCAGGTTTTTGGACTCAGCCGTGCCAGAGAGTAACAAGTACGAGCCAGGGGGAGCCGTGTACGTCGCGTTTGTGTCAGCAGGGTTGCTGTTTGTTGGGGGGGCCATCATCTGCACGTCTTGTACCGGGAAGCAGAGGGGACCACAGAATTGTCCTGCAAACAACAAGCAGCAGTGCTGTTCAGCCTCACAGCCTGCAGACAATAAGGCAGAATACAGCCTGCAGGACTATGTGTAA